Proteins from a genomic interval of Lolium perenne isolate Kyuss_39 chromosome 1, Kyuss_2.0, whole genome shotgun sequence:
- the LOC127327494 gene encoding large ribosomal subunit protein eL33w-like, whose amino-acid sequence MVQGRQGQRVRLYARGTILGFKRSKSNQYESTSLLQIEGVNTKEDVSWYAGKRIAYVYKAKTKSDGTTVRCIWGKVTRPHGNSGVVRAQFRSNLPATSMGKKVRVLMYPSST is encoded by the exons ATGGTGCAGGGACGCCAAGGCCAGCGCGTCAGGCTCTACGCGCGGGGCACCATCCTGGGCTTCAAGAG GTCCAAGTCGAACCAGTACGAGAGCACGTCGCTGCTGCAGATCGAGGGGGTGAACACCAAGGAGGACGTGTCCTGGTACGCCGGCAAGCGCATCGCCTACGTCTACAAGGCCAAGACCAAGAGCGACGGCACCACCGTCCGGTGCATCTGGGGCAAGGTCACGCGCCCGCACGGCAACTCCGGCGTCGTGCGCGCGCAGTTCCGGTCCAACCTCCCGGCCACCTCCATG GGCAAGAAGGTCCGCGTCCTCATGTACCCCAGCAGCACCTAA
- the LOC127327495 gene encoding uncharacterized protein, whose protein sequence is METAGSVVGTRSTPTPPPARRRARAPSLVRCRAVAMQNQPPPPAVRTVAIPFADLKERGKDLSARIEEGLGPNGLGIISISHVPDFPALRRTLLRLAPRVANLPEDVKKQLEDPDSRYNFGWSHGKEKLESGKLDTFKGSYYANPILDVPTTDDALLSRYPSYCRPNIWPADHLPELEIAFKSLGKLMLEVGLMLASHCDLYVMQHGVGTFDGESLEQTISRSRCHKGRLLYYFPRQFSTQKEEGGSVSSWCGWHTDHGSLTGLTCGLFMRNSEEIPCPDSAAGLYIRTRDNRVVKVTFGEDELAYQIGETTEILSRGRLCATPHCVQAPSGENASNVERSTFAMFMQPDWNETLKFPSEIPYHQELIPPNGALTFGEYSERLVNKYYQGKT, encoded by the exons ATGGAGACGGCGGGCAGTGTCGTGGGGACGCGATCTACTCCGACTCCTCCACCCGCCCGACGCCGAGCACGAGCGCCCAGCCTGGTCCGGTGCCGCGCCGTCGCCATGCAgaaccagccgccgccgccggccgtccGCACCGTcgccatccccttcgccgacctcaag GAGCGGGGCAAGGACCTGAGCGCCAGGATCGAGGAGGGGCTCGGGCCCAACGGGCTCGGCATCATCTCCATTTCCCAC GTGCCCGATTTCCCGGCTCTAAGGAGAACTCTGCTGCGCCTGGCGCCAAG AGTCGCGAACCtgcctgaagatgtgaagaaacaaCTTGAGGACCCGGATAGCAG GTATAACTTTGGCTGGAGTCATGGGAAGGAGAAACTTGAATCCGGGAAACTCG ATACATTCAAAGGCTCCTACTATGCCAACCCAATTTTGGATGTCCCAACTACTGATGATGCTCTTCTAAGTAG GTACCCATCATATTGCCGACCAAATATATGGCCAGCTGATCATCTGCCTGAGCTTGAAATAG CGTTTAAATCTCTTGGAAAGCTAATGCTGGAAGTTGGCTTGATGTTGGCAAGTCATTGTGATCTCTACG TAATGCAGCACGGAGTGGGAACATTTGATGGTGAAAGTCTTGAGCAGACAATTTCTCGTTCAAGGTGTCACAAGGGACGTCTGCTCTACTATTTCCCCAGACAATTCAG CACACAAAAGGAAGAAGGTGGTTCTGTTTCATCGTGGTGTGGATGGCATACTGACCATGGGTCTTTAACAG GACTTACATGTGGTCTATTTATGAGAAATTCAGAGGAGATCCCCTGTCCTGATAGTGCAGCTGGGCTGTACATCCGGACTCGTGATAACCGAGTTGTTAAG GTTACATTTGGGGAGGATGAATTAGCTTACCAAATCGGGGAAACTACTGAAATACTATCAAGAGGTCGTTTATGTGCAACTCCACACTGTGTGCAG GCACCTAGTGGTGAGAATGCTTCAAATGTTGAGCGCTCTACTTTCGCAATGTTCATGCAACCAGATTG GAACGAGACACTTAAGTTCCCAAGTGAAATTCCTTATCACCAAGAG TTGATTCCACCAAACGGAGCACTTACATTCGGGGAGTATTCAGAGAGACTGGTGAACAAGTATTACCAAGGAAAGACATGA
- the LOC127327496 gene encoding DNA replication complex GINS protein PSF2, whose product MAGQSDPHLSLFSPAEVEFVAEDEIVEVVPNIRMEALNMICGDFGPFFPQIASKVPLWLAVALKRRGKCTVRTPEWMTVDRLTQVLDAERESPREFQPLPFHYIEVSKLLFDHARDDISDAYLVRSLIEDIRDVRFHKVESGLETLSGRTHAVKLKNLSAMEVNIVRPFMVRTLQAFYKHDSPQMIQQADNTGSRSTPVTDRGPRRDLRRR is encoded by the exons ATGGCGGGGCAGTCCGACCCGCACCTCTCCCTCTTCTCGCCCGCCGAG GTGGAGTTCGTGGCGGAGGACGAGATCGTCGAGGTCGTCCCCAACATCCGCATGGAGGCCCTCAACATGATCTGC GGGGATTTCGGACCCTTCTTCCCGCAAATCGCAAGCAAGGTCCCACTGTGGCTTGCCGTGGCGCTCAAGAGGCGTGGCAAGTGCACCGTACGCACACCCGAGTGGATGACTGTTG ACCGCTTAACGCAGGTGTTGGACGCAGAAAGAGAGTCACCTAGAGAATTTCAGCCATTGCCATTCCACTATATTGAAGTATCCAAGCTTCTGTTTGACCA TGCTCGTGATGACATCTCAGATGCATACTTG GTGAGATCTTTGATTGAGGATATCAGAGATGTCAGGTTCCATAAGGTCGAGAGTGGATTAGAAACATTATCTGGCCGTACTCATGCTGTGAAG CTCAAAAATCTCTCTGCAATGGAGGTGAATATTGTCCGCCCTTTTATGGTGAGAACTCTGCAGGCGTTCTACAAGCATGATAGCCCACAGATGATTCAGCAGGCAGATAATACAGGGAGCAGATCAACACCAGTCACAGACCGCGGTCCAAGA AGAGACCTAAGGCGCAGGTAA